Within Corvus cornix cornix isolate S_Up_H32 chromosome Z, ASM73873v5, whole genome shotgun sequence, the genomic segment cttggtttttgtttccagGTGATCACTGGAGGTCATTATGATGTTGACTGTCGGTTGGAAGATCCTGATGGCATTGTACTGTACAAAGAGATGAAGAAACAATATGATAGTTTCACATTTACTGCATCCAGAAATGGAACATACAAGTTCTGCTTCAGCAATGAGTTCTCTACTTTCACACACAAAACTGTGTACTTTGATTTCCAAGTTGGAGAAGATCCACCACTGTTTCCTAGTGAGAACAGAGTAACTGCACTTACCCAGGTAAAATGCTGTTGTATTTGACAAAAGTTGTTAGgtgaaggcatttttttcttcaagttcaGCTGCATTTGTTATCTAtgtcacttttgaaaataaattaattgaagCTTTTAAAGTACTCTAAGTTACTACAAATAGGCTTTCTTTGTAATGATAGGATTTGTAGAACACAAAACAGCTGAGAAGCAATCATCGAATGTTTAAGAGGAAATTAGTTCAGAAACATAAGGCCACTATTGTTTGGGGTCTTCTTGTTTGGGTGGTTTCTGGGGAGTTCTTTtgattgttttctgtttggttggtggggtttttctgaagtttctaAGGAAACTTCCTTTTAATGCCTCAGCAGTGTCCCTCTTGATGTGTGGAATTTGCAAACTAAATATTGGTGGAAtagggtttaaaaaaatttccaggCTCTGGAGAAACTCTGGGGATTGTTTCTATATTTAAAACAGGAGAGTCTTTTTTTAGGAGGAGGACTCATTTAActactgttttttaaatggagaagaaaattctagcaaaataaattaataatgtCAGCTGTATTCATCTGGCTTCTacatatttgttttttttaagtctaCAAAGTGTCGGAGCATCACTGTTACTATATTTTCAGGATTTTACAGTTATGTACCACCTCTACACAATCTAAATACATTAAAACTTCCTTTGGAACGTTTAATGAATTCCTGCAGTGCTATATTTTGTGTTCAGATTCTTGATACTGTAtctcttaatttcttttccttgcttctctGGTAAGGAGGTTCTTTGTGCAGTTCTGGTCAGGCTTGTGTCATGACCAAATTTGGGCAGCCTTTCATGGGAGTAGTTAAAGGTAAATCCCTAAAACCAGTGTGACCTTGTTTAAATCCCTTGTGCAGATCAGGTTGTTCCTACATTTTACCAACAGCAAAACTTAGTTTGGGAAAActctttctgaattttgttgAGCAGATTACCTTAGACTTGTTCAGACGTGTGTCTTGAAAGTCATCAACTTGAAGATATGGTGAGACACAAATATAAGTGACTGAGAGCGGCCCTATAAGGGTGTTAGACCTTTCCTTTTATGATAATTTGTGCTGTTCGATCTTCAGGAAGTACTCATGTTAAGCCATTAAAGAGAAACCTAAAATTGTTAGTAGAAAATAAGTCTATTGAAGATGTATTGACTAATCTCTTGGTGATCAAAACACGGTGAGGAGTACTTTTCCTTACAGAAGATAAAGTGAAAGTGCaagaaatttatataaaaatgacCTAGGGCTTGGAAAACcaataatgcttttttaaaatgaaaaattacaatgAAATTGGGCAAGTTTCTAAGTATTTTTATATGAGTATGGTACTGAGTGTTCAGGAGCACTGAAGGATAGCAATTGTCCCTTCCCTAACCACTCCTTGTATACATGACTAAGAGAATGGTCTCTTGACAACAGAACAGACATTGTACAACTTGAGTGAGAATGAAGCAATGAAGAACGTCATATTTGTGAAACAGAAGCATTTAATATATGCTGTGTGCATATTAGTATTCTAAGCAActgcttgttttcctgtggAATTAACAGCTGGAGGATCActgacatttcagaaatgtctcTGATGTTCATTTTGAATCCAAATattaatttagaattttttcattaattctcAGAGCTCTTTACTTTTTATTAGATCTGTGGTTTTATCTGCTTCTGTATTTAACAACACCTCATTTTTGTGTGTAAAGTTTGATCAGTAaattttactgtatttacaCTATTTCAGTCTGACATTTGTCTGAGTTAATTCTTAGCTTGCAAAGTCACATGACTCCTCATTTTAAATACCAAAGCACAAAACCACTAGAAGTGTTCTTAATTCTGTGttgtgtatttgtttgtttctgcagaTGGAGTCTGCGTGTGTTTCAATTCATGAAGCTTTGAAGTCTGTCATTGATTATCAGACTCACTTCCGCTTGAGGGAAGCACAGGGCcgcagcagagcagaggatttAAACACAAGGGTGGCCTACTGGTCAATAGGGGAAGCAATCATTCTTCTTGTTGTTAGTATCGGGCAGGTGTTTCTCCTTAAAAGCTTCTTCTCGGATAAAAGAACCACGACAACGCGTGTTGGATCGTAACCAGTGGCGGTAATGTTTCAGGTGTGTTACTCACTAAGATTAGCAGTTCTCCAACTAACTGTAGGTACAGAGGTCTGAATATATGCAACATTCAAATGTGTATACTCCTCATCtcttaaaaatcacaaaacagacagaaaacattATGAAAGGGACgcataatttgaaatatttttaaggatcctttGGCACTTAAGTGTTTCAATTCCTATATTAAAATATCTGTCAGTGTCTAGTCTCTCTTTATTTCTACTGATACTAATCCAATCCAAGTATGATTTTTACCAGTACAATTAGTCATCTGCAGtgtaacactttaaaataacCCAACAGTCTAGTGTCTGATATGAGAGATGATATATATGGAAATctcatttgattttaattttcaggctGAATATCTTGgattataaaaatgaaaatgtgattaaCTGTAGTGCACTGAtttgattttgctgttttaaaaaaatgcaatcaCACCCCTTGCTTATATGTAAAATTGTTGAAAGCTTGGCACTACATTGTGGTTCACTTTCTTCATCAGCCTGGAAAGTCTTCATCTTCAGAATTTGCTGAATTTTATACTTCATTATGATTGCTTAAACATACATTTcttctgtattaaaataaatacattttctcttttgctacgtttgttttactgaagaaaTTGTAAGCTGAGACTACTCAGGAAATCCACTTCTGCATACGAAAGAAATCCAAACTTCCAAGTTAATGTAAAAAACATGCAGTAGAATAGGGAGTCTTGTAACTTTGTCATTGAAACTGTGCAGTACTCAcatatgctgctgctgccttttggaTTTAAGACCAGAAGTAGCTTGGTTTGTtaagcagcacagcaccagcactggTTGAGGTTATATTATGTGTTAGGCACGTACAAAGCTTTTTACTAAATTGTTTTCCTAGTAAGAGGGCAATTTTATATTGATACTATTGCACAAGTGCTGTAAATATTCCTCTGTGTGGTGCACTGAGACATGACGGCCTTGTGCATCTAATTGCCACTCTATTTTGTTAGTGGtcaggaaatgttttaaatatttcaggttATATTTTTGGTAGAGTTATTAGAGTTGCATTGTTTTCACTGCTCATGTCTTCAGTAGCTTACGTACTGTaaagttctgttttatttagTTGTGGAAGGTAGTAAATATATGTACATGCCCATAGCTTGAATTGGGCTGGTCATAGTTAGGCTAAACTCCTTCAAATggctctgaaagaaaaagtaggCTGACCAATTCTTAAATGCACAcaaaattaaagtgaaaaatttgtGATGTATTACTAGCTAAATCAAAAGATGCTTCTTGTACAAGTACTCGTCAAGCAGAGAAAGAGTGCTACACCCTTATTAATTGCTTATATTATTTCTagtaaaaatttgaaattacatGTTCAGGTGACACTTGACCAGTCTGAAGAATTGATCTAAGAtgacttgattttaaaatcatgtcatggcagaaaaaaataaaagtgtccCTACTCTGTTGTGGACTGAATGACTGCTCTTTtggaaactgaaggaaaacatcagACAGCTCAAAGATTATTTAGAAAGTCATGGAggtattaaaaatcttttaagtaAAATTCAAGATGTAAAGTTTTGCTGTCCTGTACTGAATTTTGAATACTGCAGTCTCGTTTTGGGATGCAGGTTCCCCAGAAATAGTTAGACCCACTAATACgagaaaacaaaagagtttGCTTTTGTCTTGCGATACAAATCTGTGCCTGCACACAACATTCTTGATTGTACCTCTATGCtttcttcttgtgtttcagCAACTGACGTCTAGTACTTTTTGTGCTGCATTGCACACAATAATGAAGCAAGTGGTACACTTTTGGTTCAAGTGTCAAAACATGATTAGTTTGCTAGTGTTCACTATCTCTGGAGTTTGAATATTAGTTATGTATCTTTTATCACATCAAAGGCATTTGTTTTAAGGCTTGAattgtgttggggtttttttccactgatttgTTCTGTGTGCTGGCAAAATTGGTAAATAGTGCTATAAAACTGATGATGATCAGCTATCGCATGTCTCTTTATCTTTCATAATGTTTGAATGTGGGAAGTGGACTGTTCAATATTAGTCCCACTGCAGAGGTTTAGCACACTTGACTTTTCCATTGAAGTTAGGTGTCTGAACCAATGCTCTGGCATCCTGCTGCCTAATATGCAGCACCAGTTTaacaatgcctttttttttgtgttgttaaaAACATGGcacaaatacacatttaaacATAGCTGTatatagtttttaaaataactgacTAAATAGAATATAATAAAACACATGCTAACACGCAGTGGGTGAAGAAGTGCATTGTGACCTTTGGTTAAAGCTGCACCTTTTTAGTATATGAGCAGTTTGGTTAATGGTGTGATACACAAGAAAACACCCTGCGTTAAAGGGGATATAACTGTGTTTTTAATAGCTAAATGCTCTGGGTTTCAGCTATGCGTTGGATGTTTTATGTTTACAAGACTTCTTTTTGTGTCCTGAAACGTCGGTTCTTTAGTTTGAGGGCATGGGGGGAAAAATTTAGTTTGAATAAGACAAAAAGCAGACCCTGTGAATATTgtatgggaaaataaaaaattaatatatgaaTGTGGTCTGATTGTTTTGTTTGCATATGGTTTTGGGAAACATTATTCTTCAAAAAAGCTTTGCATCATAATTTGAGTAGTCAACTTGTGTTCTAACATACTACGGTTAATCTACCCCCTGACACTTGATCATTACTTCTGTTGCTGTACATCACAAAGGTTCACTGCTGTTCGTAATCAGCCGTGCTTAGCAAGGCAGTGTGGTTACTGGCTCTTTGCTCAGCACGTCACTAATGCAGGCAGTCATAATCATAAATCTCTTCATGTTGGAGCAGAATTCAACTGCAGATGCCAGAAATTATTTGGGATCTACTGCATCCTTTCACATTAATTCTGCAAATACAAAGTTATGGGGGGAACTGGAAAGGTGCCTTCAATTAGTGTTGTCCAATTATGAGTTTTGAACTTCAAATAAGCAGTAACTAATTGTGTGATATGAGGTACTTTATATTGCATGGCTTAGGTTTAAAGAATAGGTATGGTAGGCATCATTGTTTTGTCTGGACACCTTCCAAAATTACTCCTAAGTCAGTTGCTGTATATTCAGAAAATTTCAAGACTATTTATACAGGAGTTGGattaagaaaagcttttgtctAGAAGTGGGTAAGTGCTCTGTCAGTGATGTGTTGCTGTTATGGTCAAGTAGGTGTCTGGGGCTTTTTCAGGTGCATGGCACCCATGATTTAAAGTAACTTAAGTTGTGGTCTGAAGTGCTTTTCTGCTGAAAGCTGATaatcctaccaaaaaaaaaaagacaaagtgaATAAATGAGTCAGTGGATCAAGTGACATGCATCATGATGATGAAGGCTTTTATCAAGGAGGAGGTAGAAATGTGCTCTAGACCACCACAAATTTAAACAATTCCCGGACTGCCAGGCTACCAGAGAGCACAAGTACAGCAGTGATACCATAACCACCCCCTTCAGGGGCGAGAGGAAACCAAGAGTTTAACACAGGCCCTAAATGAGATGGATGCAAAGTCTTTCTCTCACATTCTTCCCCTTGACTTGCAGAATCAAGTTCCAGAAAAGCAAGGTTATGCTCTGTGCGTACTGAGGGTGCTACCAATTTAGATCAAGTTAAGTGTTGTGAGACATGTGGGGAAGTGGTGACTCAGCTTAGCTTAGTAAAAACTCTGACAGTGGTAGCTCTCAAAAGGTTcattatttgtattaaaaagtcCATGTTGCACTCCACAGGGCAAGATGTTATGTAAACTTAAGGTGGTTACTTCACAACACTTCTAAGCAGATTGATTTGGCTCACTCATACCTTCTCCCCCACCTGCTGACAGGAACCAACATACATGTCCAAGTGGCCTGCCAGCATCTGTTGTGTGCAACACACTTTTAAGCGAGTGGATGGCCTTGTGTGTCCATGTTTTATGTTTCTTATTACAGGCTGTTTTGCTGGTGAACTAACAGGAAAGGGAGTGACATGAGTTATGCTGTAGTTTTGTTGCCAGCCTCCTGTGTTCAGGATGGAAAGTCCTCAAGTGAGTCATCTGAACTGTGGTTTTACCAGAGTGCAGAAACTAATCCTGAGAGGAATACCATGTTCCTTAATTTCACTGCTGATCATTGTGTGTTTGGGTATCAGTAGAGGCCATTGAACAGAACTTCTCCTTTTTGTGATCTGAGTCTCACTGTGAGATACTGTCCAGCTCAGAATATAGCACATGAGAGGCAATACAGCAGGATGCCATCCCTTCAATAGCCTGCACTGTTCAGGTGCACATTCCATAGCTGAATgtattttttggtgtgtttcCCCCAGAAGGATGCAGTGACCTCCTGCAGACAGTATGTAACAGCATATGGTCCTTTAGCAGCTGCACCTTTGAGAGGCCTCTGCTTGATGGGGTATTCCTGGCTTAAGGATGAACCTTTATGTTAGGGATGGTATCTATATCCCTATAGGGATAGGACATTCTGTCCTAAATTTATGTACAGGGATTTTCCTAGCACCAAGGACAGCAGATTTGTTCAGACCTTACTGTAAATGAATACAAATTACCAGAAAGAAAGTATATGAAGAACCAAAGGGAagcattttcttcctggaaGAAATCAAACATGAGGAAAAAGGGGTTGGGAAGGTTAACATTGATATGAGTCAAGCTTTTTTGGCACAGCACTGTTTTTTGCTCTCGTGTTTGGAGAACACAATACCACTAGGTGTCAAGAAAGTAACTCAACAGGGACAGAAAGAGGGGGtaaaagaggcagaagagaggggaaagaaggaggaggagtTAGGGAGtaagaaatgacaaaaagaagGGAGAGGACAGATGGgacaaagcagagaaaggagcccatttctgggctctgtgctgggttTATGAGGCTTGAGGAGTGTCCAGCTTGCTCCCTATAGACAAGAGGTGCTCCCTCTCCTGGGATGCTGGTAGCTTTTGGTGGCTGCTGCCCCCAGTACAGGTTCACTGCACAATCTACAAATAGCAGCTGAAAATCACACCAGAATCAACTCTTCTTGATGCATATTGGCACACATGTAGTGAGGAATTCAATGAAAATTGCCCTGGGGGAACTTAGAAGAAAGATGTGTCAAATGGTGGGCGAAAGATGGAAGAACAGGTGGCTGCTACGGGGAGGGAATGTGAAGGATAGAGGATGGTAACAACCAGGAGGTGCTGTCACCTATGAAATACTCTGCCTCGCCTAAAACGAGCCGTTAATCCAGTGATACAAATCCCCAGTGACTGCATTTCTGTGTCAGGGACTGTCCCGAGCTACTGACTTAAGGTAGTCAGCTGCCCACCAATTCTGCATGTCCCTTTCACTCACAGAGATGCCTAAGACATTTAAGAGCTCACTTATTACCACACCACACTTGCTCTTCTCTGGATCAAAAGCCCCCAGAATCCAAAAATTCACGGAGCAGAAAATGAGTCCATATTTCATGACTTGCACAAATCCCTAGGCCAAACCCCTAGTGACTACACCTCATTAGGTGAAATTGTGCAGCAAATGGAATTTTCACGCTCTTGCAACTCTCACCTTAGAAAGAAATTGCTtgaatttcaaaatgcaattaAGATCTTCAAAAAAACATTGGAAAATAATGCTTTCAGGCAAAATATATGGCATTTGTCAGTCTAAATACTGCAGTTTAATTTCAGTTATAGACTGTCAGGATCTACAATACATTAGAACAGAGCACATGACAGGATGtctaaaacatttctttcctccaAGTTACTATACTTTCCTGCAAGAATACTCAAAACTTCCCCTTACTTATACCCCAAAACCCCAAGAGGTGAAAGTTGGGCCTCCTGCAGCCAAGAGTCCTGCACCCAGTGCAGttaacagcagaggaaaacGCTTGTGGGTCTCCTGGGAATCTGTATTACTCTGTAGGATTGGGCTCAGGAcatctgtttcctttccatAATATTTTCTCATGACTTTGTGTGGAAGCAGGACTGCTATAAACTAGGATTGCTTCTGAGCACTTCACTGGAAGCAGTGATTTTACTGATGCACTTTTTTGGAAGTACACTGAATGCACAGCAATAAAGATACAGGATGAATGGCACATGTCTGAAAGTGTAAATTAATGTGCTCCATGAATGCCAAGACAGAAATGTTGCTGCCTACCTTCAGCTCATCTCTATAGGACTGAACTTTCTCACCATAAATCCTGACACTAGCGCATGATAAAAGAATCCGATTAAGTACAAAAGTTAAATAGAAATATTGAACTTCTGGCAGTCATAGAGGTAAAGCTCTATACAGGGAAGGATGACTGATTTAGAGCAGGGAGCGCTAACAGGCTCATTGGTAACATATCATCTTTACAAATGCATAAAGAAAACCACTGCCCATGGGTGATAGCAACCAGGTTCTGCATTGGAAGGTATTCAGAAATGACAGTCTTGGAGTGTCTTGCTGTAATATGAGAATTTCAACGTCTGAAGTCACTGCAGAAACTACATCTCTGCCTTTAATTTCCACTTACTGGCAGACCAAACACTGCATTGTAGTAAGGAGATCCCTGCTTGGTGATTACAAACTGTCACTTGACACTCTCGCTGCCTTTGGATGTTTGGATACGGAAGGCTCTGATGGGCTTTTTCATATTCAAAAAGTGGTAATGACAAACCCCTTCATCTTTGTCATACCTGTGGTGCATACTGATACAGCCCAAATTCCCAATAAGCTTAGACCAAAAGCCGTTCTGAAGTCATAACAAAAGCCCCAGGAGAGTGGGGCTAGCCTGGCACTTAGGACACCTGGGTATGCCTTCTCCTCTTGAGGCCCTAATCCCTCCTCAGGAGATCTATGCATTTCATGGCACACAGAACCATCCACTTCCATTGAACTCCTAGGAATATGGCAAGATAAAAACAGGGATCATTTGGATCACTAAATCGTATCTCCTTCAGATGCATCAACCATGAAATGAGCATTTATGCAGGAAGGGCTCAAAGAACATCCTCCAGCCACTACAGCCTTCAGCACTTAATAGCAAGTAAATGGCCTGTCATTAAAATACAAGCTCACAAGTCTCAGTGGAGATTCCCCAGACAGTAGTCCACAGGAAAACCTTTAGTAAATCTGAAACAAAGGTTGGTGAtggaaaagaaagtggaaagAATGAAATTCTGAAAGACCCAGAGCCGTCACACCCCCAGGCTTGCTCACTCAGGTCACTCTGCTGGAAATAGCAGACCCTACACAGCCCTGCACAACCAATTCACAACTCCATGCTTTCAAACTTTTTGTGGTTATCCTTCAGAGCCCTTCACAATCTTTGAATCACCCAGATGTGGACACCCAGATGGTGGTACAAGATGGTCAGAAGAAACAGGTGCTTTTGAATGGGTATTTCCTCTCCACATGACAAAGATTAGCTCCTTTTACATGAGTTTGGAGCAAGAAaggttcttttttccccattctgcAGACTAGGCAGTGGATCAGAGGAGGGAAAATCCTTCTGTCTCAAGTTCGTCATTGAGCTTGTGGAAGTAACTCCAAGGTAGTACCAGAGTCGGGCTATGGAGCAAGGCTGTTTCAACTCCATCTCAGCTTCCAGATTCCAGGACAGCACAGCAACCCTCCTACACACTCTCAGACTCATTTTTGTTCATGCTTTCAGCCCACCCAGGACTGCATGGCTGGTATGGATTAAATCACTAGGAAGTGGGAGTGAAGGTTCATGGAGGCTAcggaagagggagaagggaggtgCAGCAGTTTGCTTCCCAGCACCTTGCTGGTGCCTGCAGGAATGTAAAGCATTTTGGAGGTCGTGGTGATTGATGATGGTTCAAAACTGTTGCACAGTGTCTAGCTCTAGCCTTAAGCCATAGTTGTAAAGGTTGAAACACCATCTAAAGGACAGAAGACAGCACTGGACAACCTGTCTGAGGACAGTGGTGCATCCCAGGGATGCCTTGAGGCAGAGCAGGTGGCTGCTCATTAATTCCAGCTCCTcaaaaaacccatttattttCGGTACATTTACCTTCCAATTTGGCTGATTTGGCTGATTTGGCTGTCAGGATTTTTCTTCACACCTTCATTGCCAAAAACTGCTTTCAGGTGTGAAAGAAACACCCAGTCTTTGGTCTCTAGCGTTATTAATGCAGGATAGCAAGTGGATGCAAGGAGCGATCTACTTATTTTTCTGCCAACATTGAGAAACTTGCAAGAACAAAAGCTGTTGCTTGATGGCTCATGAAATAAGGTGTTTGAGATAAAACAGCGTGATAGCAAACTCCTGAAGCTGAATAGCTGGGTACTCTGGGCACATCTTTACACTTTCTAGATCAAGGAATAATACTTCCCGTGCTCCACCAGGCACTCTGAGTAAAGACAGGATTCCACAGTTTTTATGTAGCTCTGACTTTGAGTCCTATGTGTGTTCCCTTGCCATTTTCCCTCAGAACAAGTGTATACATTGAAGTTGGCTTGGGTGTTTCTGAACTACAGTGCCCTCACTGTAGTTTTGCCTGCCCTGTGACTGGGCTGTAAGACTTCTGTAAGATTATTGCTGTGCATTTAGAACCCAAATGAAGGAAGATGTGTTTCCACATCAGTAGCCTGAAGAGGAGGCCTTTAACATCATTCTAGAGAGCAGAGAAGGACAAGGGAACAGGTCAGTCTGGCAGTTTTGTGTAGGGCTGGGCAGATGGAGAACATTGTGTAGGGCCAGGCAATGTTGAGGTTGCAAGGTCAGATCTTTCCCAGACCTAGGCAAAGGACAGAAACTGAGCAGCACTGCTAACCACAAACAGGGTGAGTGCTGTGGCACCAGGAAAGGTGCAGAGCTGAAGAGACAGGACAATAGAAATTATATTAGCTGAATTAGCAGAACTACAGATGTTCAACCAACACAAGCTTTCCCCAGATGCCACACTCAGGCACTCAAAAAGGCAGAAATCCCCTAAAGGTTGGTATTGCAGGAGTTGGGATTGCTTCACAAGGGATAGTTTCCTACTGGTGGCCGTGGCACAAGAATCTGCTGCTTGTGCAGAGAGGGTATTTGTGTACTCAGAGAGCTCTCCACCTTGCAGCAGCGGAGAGTAATGCAGAGAACTTTGGGAGAGTTGTAGGGCAGTAGCAGTATTCTGAAACTTATGCTCTCCTGAGGCTGCCTGAGTTTCCTGCACAAGAGAGCAAGGATTGCAGTACACCTTGGAGGAGCAAAGAGCATAAAGAACAGCAAGGAGCAACTGATGCTGTCAGAAAACTCTGTTGCTAGACCTGGGTGCCTGTGCTTGGGAAATTAGATGACAGCCAGCTGCTGGGCACAAAGGCAGCAGGCTTTGTGTAACATCTGGATGAGAGGCTCCAGGGTCACAGATTGGTATTTTGGTCCATCTTTGTTCCATTGATGCAGGTAAATGGAAGGGGCCAGGTTTTGGCCATCAGACAGGTGGCTAAGGACGAGGACCTTGAATTCTAGGAAACACTGTCAATTCCATGTATGAAGCCAGGAATATACAGAAATCCAGAGTCTTAGTGCCCAAATGAGATGCAGAGAGCAAGGACTTAGATCCATGGAGCACTGGGAAGCCTTCAGGGACAAGAGGAGTCTGAACAAGAGGAGAAGGCTGCACTTTGATCTTAATGAAGTGAGACTTCCGGCCCTAAAAATTCAAAAGCTCCCAGAGGAATATTTAAAGTAGAAGCTGGGGGAAAGCAAACAGGCACAGAGGAGCATGCAGAGCAGACTGATGTGATGTTAAAAagtaacagaataaaaagataTAGCTAGGGTTTGATGCCCCTTgggaattaaaattaaattaaaacatgcaaaattaaatgctgGTGTCAGGGCAAAACTTACAGGTGCTGGCACATCCATACATGGAGCCCAGAGAAAGAAGTTAGGGATGCTGAAATGGTCACCTTCAAAGAATAATGGCCATCTCGAGAGCTGGGATATGGAGGATCAATGGGATTCAATGTTACATTGCTGCCAGTTTCATAGCAGGGAAGTAGTCAgtgccctccctcccctctgcaaAGCTCTGGCCAATGCCCGCCTACCTCCCCACATGCCAGCAGAATACTCCTCATGTCCACTGAGTGCTCTTCTGCTCCTACAGGAATGCTGCCCGGGAGAAGGACAGGGGCCTTCATGGCCCATTCCCACTGGTACAGCTCCTGTGATGCCAGCTGGTGCCTGTGCCAAGCAGGACACGAGCAGGTGGAGAAGGGGTGACTGCCAGTGACTCCAGTGCCCACAGTTCCAGTGAGCCCCTCCTTCtctgagcagggatgggggctTCCTGTGATGCTGGGTCATAGCCAGTGCCCCCCatgtgcagctctgctcagtaTTAACTGGCCCCGAGGCAGCACTCCCCATGCCCAGGAGGCCCAGAGGGCTGTCTCTGTCCCTGGTGGTCACTGGGCACAGCTGAAGCCAGATGGAATGTTGGTGGGATGAAGTTACTGAAATGCTTCAAAAACCTTCCATGCACCCACCTTCAGTGTGTCAATGGACAAAATTGGGAAATTAAAATCTGCACATAaaagagtgtggccagcaggaccaggcagggattgtccctctgtgctcagcactggtgaggccacaccttgagtcctgtgtccagctgtgggCCTGTTACCAAAAATCAGTAAGAATAAAAACTCCTTAACACTAATGTAGACTTAAGAAGCAGGCATTCTTTATTCAGGTGGATGCATGAGGGGATATCTCCTCCAAAATCTCATTCATGCTGAGCACAGAGAAAGCTCCAGTTTATATACTATATTTTACATACATATTGATAGGTTTTCCTAGGAGAAACATAGGTATGATACTCTTCTCTCTGAAGCCATTAACATATGTTCCCTCCCCTCTGTGCATGTGTTCTTCTGTCCTGGGGGTCTCTTTGGTGATCCCTGGTGATTGGGGACCCCAAAGTCATACCTGATTGCCTGGTGAACTGGTAAAAGTTGGCACAACTGCACTGGTTGCTTTCCAATTCTTCCTACAGAGTAAGCATTGTGCAGTTTCATAGGTCAATGGTTTTTGAAGAATAAGCATTGTATTAACCCACCAGGTGCAAACAACTCTTCATCTGGCAACAGGCCCCTCAATGCAAGGACATTGaggagtgagtccagagaaaggcaacaaAGC encodes:
- the TMED7 gene encoding transmembrane emp24 domain-containing protein 7 gives rise to the protein MPPRSSRGPLPPLLLVWALAACAARASEITFELPDNAKQCFYEEIAQGTKCTLEFQVITGGHYDVDCRLEDPDGIVLYKEMKKQYDSFTFTASRNGTYKFCFSNEFSTFTHKTVYFDFQVGEDPPLFPSENRVTALTQMESACVSIHEALKSVIDYQTHFRLREAQGRSRAEDLNTRVAYWSIGEAIILLVVSIGQVFLLKSFFSDKRTTTTRVGS